From a region of the Salmo trutta chromosome 10, fSalTru1.1, whole genome shotgun sequence genome:
- the rpl38 gene encoding large ribosomal subunit protein eL38 produces MPRKIEEIKDFLLTARRKDAKSVKIKKNKDNVKFKVRCSRYLYTLVITDKEKAEKLKQSLPPGLAVKELK; encoded by the exons ATG CCACGCAAAATTGAAGAAATAAAAGATTTCCTGCTTACAGCAAGGAGGAAGGATGCCAAGT CCGTAAAGATCAAGAAGAACAAGGATAATGTCAAGTTCAAGGTGCGTTGCAGCAGGTACCTGTACACCCTCGTCATCACAGACAAGGAGAAGGCCGAGAAGCTGAAGCAGTCCCTGCCCCCAG GTCTGGCTGTGAAGGAGCTCAAGTAG